The genomic stretch GAAACTTGTTATTGTCCAGAAACTGCAGTATTTCATCCGCTCTAAAGGTCCCTTCTGCAAAGCCAAACATTCATGAATAAGAATAACTATGTTAGTAATTCTTCCTGTTCTTCCTGACTTGCAAAAAATTCATCGAATGTAAACCAAGTACAGTCAAATATGCAAGTTGACACAGTCATACATAAGTCTCGTTAATGGTTTACAGAATCTAAACTTTGATTTATTTGAGACAgattaacaaaaaatataatatacattgGCCAAGTTGCACATGCAAgtaagaaaacaacaaaaatttcaTCACTTTCAGTAAGAAAATTAAGCAACTCACCATATGCAGTGTATCTTTCTGGCTCACTTTTCACAATTCCAAGGAAGGGCTAGTTGGTTTCATATTTGGAAAGAGAACGTTAGCAACCTCAATGTTGCTTGCTTCTACAAACTGGATTGCATTGTCAGCTGTCGCTGCTTTTACAAACTCTTTGTGCTCAGGCCCCTGATTAATTTTGATAACAAACAAGCCCAAAATATCCATAATGtacaaacaaaatatacaaTCAAGGCAGAGGCCTCATACTAACTCCAGACTTAATCCTAGGTTTTCAGTATTTCCTAGGTCTAGCATTCTAAGAGAATTTTGAAAACAATAACAATGTACATACCTCAAACTGTTCAAACAAACCAACAACAAATATGTCAGACTTCTTGAGAAATTCTTCAGCCTCTGTCACCGAGCTTATCCTAATAACAGGTTCACCGGTTTTCTTCCTCGCCCATATCACTATTTCTTCCCTGAATCACAATTTGCCCCCACAAGCACATTAATGGAAATGCACAACTCAATTGGTACATATATTCATAGCCATACACACAAAATACTGATACTGCATACAAATGAATTCAAAGATATATGGGTAATGTACAGGAAAAACCGATATTAAACCTTAAAGGAAAAGTTACTCGAATAAATTAGAACAActcaaataataaattatgtaattTACGGCAATGACAAAACACAAGGacaatatataagcacacagaTAACAGAAATGACAAAACACAATCTGAATTATAACTTATAATATAAGTAACTAGCCAAAAAAAATGATTCACATACCATATTCAAATCAAGTTAACATAAAATATTCCCAATTAAACATCTTGATAAAGTTTTAGAGCCACTCACGCAGAAAATCCACCAGTGTACGCTTGGGAGGTGCCATTGACAAACAGAAGCAGAGTAGGGAACCCCTTGATCTCCAAAGACGAGGCAGCTTTCGTGTGCCGCTCGGCATCAATCTTCGCCATCAAAAGGGGGCTCCCCAATTCCTTCAGCGCAGTGGCAGCCTCAGCAAACTGAGGCATCAGCTCAGCACTCCTGGAACACTAAGAAGCATACCCAAGAACCAGAACAAACTCATTGTTCTCAACAACCCTCTTGGTATTGTCATGATTAAGCTCCAGAACAATCCTCTGTGCATTGGATAAAAGCTGGGCCTCCAAGGAGCTTGTGGTGGGCGCACTGTCTTGGTCTTCTTCCTGCTCGACTTGTTGGTCCAATGCCAGGAGCTCTTCAAGTCCGCCATCTTCGGTTTCGTCTGCGGTGAGGTTTTGGGGTTCAGAGGATTTGATGGGGGTCGGGAAATGGAGTGGGAGGGTGAGGATGAGAGTGAGGACGAAAATGATGAACCTGGAGGTGGGTTTTGATCTGGACATGGTTTTGAGGTAGTTGTGGCTGTGGCTTTTGCAGATTTTTGCAGAGGGAAGTGGGGTTCTTGTGAATATTGTGAGATCTATGGAGTGAAAAGACTCAGAACTGAGAAGGTGAGGGATGAATGAAGGAGTGAGATTCGGGCTTCATAGATTCTATTTACCTTTCACTCCCTTTGTTGGCGGCAATTACTCATAAAAAACCGTAATTGTTATAAAACTGACTGTGCGTACAGTGAAATAAACAAACAAGACAAAATTTACGAGATTCCTCTACAGTCAATGTGATTGGAGTACGTCATCGGGGCAACaatggtgctttcattataatctagaataataagattacaaatataattttttctaTTATCACCTCTCTTATTTCTTCCTCTACCAGCCGTATGTCTATCTATGTATATTTGCTCTCCTTCTTCTCATCCATTTTATAGACAAGGCTTTAGATAAAGTTGTGGTGGGATGAACAGTGGATTGGTAGTGGGATAAGTAGCCATCCATAATGAATGGCCTGTGAATTACAACACTCATCTTCGATGGCCACAAGTCTTCAATTGACttgttaaaatcttgatctgttttggatgctccccctaaTGAGTATTtccccctgatttcaaattctttaggtTGATCATTGATTCTTCTGCTTTAGTCTCTTAGCAGGCAGATTTGCCGAATGAGGTGCTTTActtgttaactttccacaggCTTTTTCTTGAACTGAGTTGTAGGACTTTCTGCTAGACTTGCACCAAAGGTCTGAATTTACTTATTTTATCTGGAacgaaatttgattcaagggtggtggatacttgattttgaatcagacttgtgatttcttcaagatcCTTGGGACTTGTCCTTGAATGAAATGGAAGCACGAATAGCTTCACATGACAAGTGATCTTCAGCTTCTTCGGGGATGAATCAGTTTGTGTTTTGttatgcttgtctccacatgcttcaatgtatcaatTTTGCTTGCCTTATCTGTTCCCCTTATAGAAGTGGTATTTTCCCTATGCAGGTTTGGCATATTCTCTTgcagtatttgtcctctgatgcaggagtggaatgcaaaccttgcatttgaaatCACATCTCAGGGACTCGTCATGCTTGGCAGCTCCAATCATTATATCAGCAGTTTGAAAATAAGTACTTGAGAGCAATgttaggtaagcaatcaggaaagtttccaggcagtcggttcctgACTGGAAATTTGATTTCAAGTTCCGACTGAtcgctttctttctttttaatccTCCAGGTGAGAAtaaagacaaagaaaatgacagggagattgcatgatatgagatacttttactctcgtccctgatgatatgagatattcttgctCTGGTGTGACTTATTTGAAGAAGTATtctcggagaggaagaaaattgagtatttcgagatgctttgttcaagatgcattctcggagaggaagaaaagTTAGATATTTTTGTAGGTCTGCCTTGTTATGGATGTATAGAAGTCGACATATATAAGAATTTCCCAATAACAAGTAGTGGTGTTATGCCTTTACTCTTATAagcaactgtggtgtaattagaacagtaagattcatgtgttttcaactttatcagagatctttgacaaagttgca from Pyrus communis chromosome 7, drPyrComm1.1, whole genome shotgun sequence encodes the following:
- the LOC137740617 gene encoding protein disulfide isomerase-like 1-5, whose product is MSRSKPTSRFIIFVLTLILTLPLHFPTPIKSSEPQNLTADETEDGGLEELLALDQQVEQEEDQDSAPTTSSLEAQLLSNAQRIVLELNHDNTKRVVENNEFVLFAEAATALKELGSPLLMAKIDAERHTKAASSLEIKGFPTLLLFVNGTSQAYTGGFSAEEIVIWARKKTGEPVIRISSVTEAEEFLKKSDIFVVGLFEQFEGPEHKEFVKAATADNAIHEPERYTAYEGTFRADEILQFLDNNKFPLVNRLTEANSAKVYSSPIQIQVHVFADADDFKKLLEPLQDVARQFKSKILFIYIDITDGNLAKPYLTVFGLEESNSTAVIAFDIRGSSKYLLESDPTQSNLEEFCSGLLQGTVSPHFKSQLIPDNVSPVSP